From a single Brassica napus cultivar Da-Ae chromosome C9, Da-Ae, whole genome shotgun sequence genomic region:
- the LOC106418698 gene encoding protein EI24 homolog isoform X1 produces MTAKLKQVMLLWLEGFLEACSLHRVVILCHKSRKLLLRTGQCFLLNGLIFLGSLGVFKWFVNPALQWILPDPCAPVTFQDFCSYNGSYAFLRGGLLQLFYVFWFYPMYMLSFILSNIWYNDVAKYGFEAIEKSELRSAETFSQCDVPASVNMTNAERPSGFGGVMIDIGEQVYSILLLTFFFTEVYVVGVIPYIGKILNFLLLSWMYAYYCYEYKWNFLEIPLVKRLEFFESNWAFFAGFGSPGVLAIFFLSPLVSGALMAILFPLFVLTATGSGPDKSIVAPRGTWQCAGLLRLPIFYVANTLSMLALSIFRLESLQHEKTG; encoded by the exons ATGACTGCAAAATTGAAGCAGGTGATGCTGCTTTGGCTCGAGGGTTTCCTAGAAGCTTGTTCTCTCCACCGTGTTGTAATTCTCTGTCACAA GTCGCGAAAGCTCCTATTACGAACGGGGcagtgttttcttttgaatggTTTGATTTTCTTAGGAAG TTTGGGCGTCTTTAAGTGGTTTGTTAATCCAGCCCTTCAGTGGATATTACCTGATCCATGCGCTCCCGTCACGTTCCAAGACTTTTGCTCGTATAATGGATCTTATGCCTTTCTACGTGGTGGTCTTTTGCAGCTATTTTAC GTATTTTGGTTCTATCCTATGTATATGCTGAGCTTCATCTTAAGTAACATCTG GTATAACGATGTTGCAAAGTATGGATTTGAGGCAATTGAAAAATCTGAGTTAAGGTCGGCAGAAACATTCAGCCAATGTGACGTCCCTGCGTCAGTGAACATGACAAATGCTGAAAGACCTTCTGGTTTTGGAGG GGTGATGATTGATATAGGAGAGCAGGTGTATTCGATATTACTCCTGACATTTTTCTTTACGGAG GTTTATGTTGTTGGCGTTATACCATACATTGGGAAGATACTAAATTTCTTACTTCTTTCATGGATGTATGCTTACTACTGTTACGA ATATAAGTGGAACTTCTTGGAGATTCCTCTCGTGAAAAGGCTCGAGTTCTTTGAATCTAACTGGGCATTCTTTGCTGGTTTTG gaagCCCCGGCGTGTTAGccattttctttctctctcctcttgtcAGCGGAGCGCTTATGGCCATACTGTTTCCATTG TTTGTTTTAACTGCTACAGGGTCAGGACCTGACAAATCTATCGTTGCCCCAAGAGGAACGTGGCAATGTGCAGGTTTATTGAGGCTTCCAATATTCTATGTAGCTAACACACTCTC GATGCTGGCGTTGTCCATCTTCCGGTTGGAGTCCCTGCAACATGAGAAGACCGGCTAA
- the LOC106418698 gene encoding protein EI24 homolog isoform X3 has product MTAKLKQVMLLWLEGFLEACSLHRVVILCHKSRKLLLRTGQCFLLNGLIFLGSLGVFKWFVNPALQWILPDPCAPVTFQDFCSYNGSYAFLRGGLLQLFYVFWFYPMYMLSFILSNIWYNDVAKYGFEAIEKSELRSAETFSQCDVPASVNMTNAERPSGFGGVMIDIGEQVYSILLLTFFFTEVYVVGVIPYIGKILNFLLLSWMYAYYCYEYKWNFLEIPLVKRLEFFESNWAFFAGFGSPGVLAIFFLSPLVSGALMAILFPLGQDLTNLSLPQEERGNVQVY; this is encoded by the exons ATGACTGCAAAATTGAAGCAGGTGATGCTGCTTTGGCTCGAGGGTTTCCTAGAAGCTTGTTCTCTCCACCGTGTTGTAATTCTCTGTCACAA GTCGCGAAAGCTCCTATTACGAACGGGGcagtgttttcttttgaatggTTTGATTTTCTTAGGAAG TTTGGGCGTCTTTAAGTGGTTTGTTAATCCAGCCCTTCAGTGGATATTACCTGATCCATGCGCTCCCGTCACGTTCCAAGACTTTTGCTCGTATAATGGATCTTATGCCTTTCTACGTGGTGGTCTTTTGCAGCTATTTTAC GTATTTTGGTTCTATCCTATGTATATGCTGAGCTTCATCTTAAGTAACATCTG GTATAACGATGTTGCAAAGTATGGATTTGAGGCAATTGAAAAATCTGAGTTAAGGTCGGCAGAAACATTCAGCCAATGTGACGTCCCTGCGTCAGTGAACATGACAAATGCTGAAAGACCTTCTGGTTTTGGAGG GGTGATGATTGATATAGGAGAGCAGGTGTATTCGATATTACTCCTGACATTTTTCTTTACGGAG GTTTATGTTGTTGGCGTTATACCATACATTGGGAAGATACTAAATTTCTTACTTCTTTCATGGATGTATGCTTACTACTGTTACGA ATATAAGTGGAACTTCTTGGAGATTCCTCTCGTGAAAAGGCTCGAGTTCTTTGAATCTAACTGGGCATTCTTTGCTGGTTTTG gaagCCCCGGCGTGTTAGccattttctttctctctcctcttgtcAGCGGAGCGCTTATGGCCATACTGTTTCCATTG GGTCAGGACCTGACAAATCTATCGTTGCCCCAAGAGGAACGTGGCAATGTGCAGGTTTATTGA
- the LOC106418698 gene encoding protein EI24 homolog isoform X2 has translation MTAKLKQVMLLWLEGFLEACSLHRVVILCHNLGVFKWFVNPALQWILPDPCAPVTFQDFCSYNGSYAFLRGGLLQLFYVFWFYPMYMLSFILSNIWYNDVAKYGFEAIEKSELRSAETFSQCDVPASVNMTNAERPSGFGGVMIDIGEQVYSILLLTFFFTEVYVVGVIPYIGKILNFLLLSWMYAYYCYEYKWNFLEIPLVKRLEFFESNWAFFAGFGSPGVLAIFFLSPLVSGALMAILFPLFVLTATGSGPDKSIVAPRGTWQCAGLLRLPIFYVANTLSMLALSIFRLESLQHEKTG, from the exons ATGACTGCAAAATTGAAGCAGGTGATGCTGCTTTGGCTCGAGGGTTTCCTAGAAGCTTGTTCTCTCCACCGTGTTGTAATTCTCTGTCACAA TTTGGGCGTCTTTAAGTGGTTTGTTAATCCAGCCCTTCAGTGGATATTACCTGATCCATGCGCTCCCGTCACGTTCCAAGACTTTTGCTCGTATAATGGATCTTATGCCTTTCTACGTGGTGGTCTTTTGCAGCTATTTTAC GTATTTTGGTTCTATCCTATGTATATGCTGAGCTTCATCTTAAGTAACATCTG GTATAACGATGTTGCAAAGTATGGATTTGAGGCAATTGAAAAATCTGAGTTAAGGTCGGCAGAAACATTCAGCCAATGTGACGTCCCTGCGTCAGTGAACATGACAAATGCTGAAAGACCTTCTGGTTTTGGAGG GGTGATGATTGATATAGGAGAGCAGGTGTATTCGATATTACTCCTGACATTTTTCTTTACGGAG GTTTATGTTGTTGGCGTTATACCATACATTGGGAAGATACTAAATTTCTTACTTCTTTCATGGATGTATGCTTACTACTGTTACGA ATATAAGTGGAACTTCTTGGAGATTCCTCTCGTGAAAAGGCTCGAGTTCTTTGAATCTAACTGGGCATTCTTTGCTGGTTTTG gaagCCCCGGCGTGTTAGccattttctttctctctcctcttgtcAGCGGAGCGCTTATGGCCATACTGTTTCCATTG TTTGTTTTAACTGCTACAGGGTCAGGACCTGACAAATCTATCGTTGCCCCAAGAGGAACGTGGCAATGTGCAGGTTTATTGAGGCTTCCAATATTCTATGTAGCTAACACACTCTC GATGCTGGCGTTGTCCATCTTCCGGTTGGAGTCCCTGCAACATGAGAAGACCGGCTAA